A region from the Ciconia boyciana chromosome 1, ASM3463844v1, whole genome shotgun sequence genome encodes:
- the LOC140646629 gene encoding antigen WC1.1-like codes for MATKGHLSTPVLWLLLLSVQVSLGADELRLSNGTGPCSGRVEVKHEEQWGTVCDGDWTIEDAEVVCKQLRCGSAVQALNRAPFGEGSGPTWLYRVDCHGDESTLWNCSHRGWGAFTCPHYFDTGVICSGFSGLRLTGGDTACSGHLKVKQEETWATVCFSHIDFKTASVICNELECGQAVDILRGTHFGDRHELTWQEEFHCVGNETHLAHCPRMLHHSKTCSHDATVECSGYGGYRLANGSTTCSGRVELLYGGMWGTLCDYLWDLPAANALCQQLDCGVALLIPDGQSFRKGNGSVWNSTFSCKKNGSRLRDCPVTVLGHDECPAGKDARVVCSGCAGGRLVNGTRCSGRVEIRHGDMWGKLCGSHWNLQAASVLCHQLNCGYAKSIQTGDRFVDGNGPVWRDAFHCEGTESCLWDCAQVTLGNPTCSAREAATVICSGLAESLRLSGGESRCDGRVEISLHGMWSRVLDDDWDIKDAHVVCRQLQCGIAKKAYYLPRSERGMGLVGLRSVQCAGNETQLMLCKTSHSQTVPTGVAEDVGVICSGSRQIRLVNGTQRCAGRVELYHDGIWGTICDDNWDIADANVVCKQLECGHAIKAFVSAHYGKGSGQIWLDDVNCSGAESDLWACPSRAWGQHNCQHKEDAGVLCSEFLALRLVNGNDCAGRLEVFYNGTWGSICSNRMSQLTAITVCKHLNCGDGGEIARDFKYGRGSGPTWLDHIECTEQHSSLWQCQSDPWDPQSCDNRAEETHISCTGRKEMTTPATFAECPNSTSCSDREKLRVIGGEDGCSGRVEIWHQGFWGTVCDDSWDMADANVVCRQLGCGSAASALSEAAFGEGTGPIWLEKVHCKGTELSLWDCPTKPLFGKNCDHKEDAAVNCSGMTETTASPTRADPPRHPATNTMRISTPVILCIILGALLCLVLAILAGQIGSARAQQRGGLSYDPFSEAVYEEIDYNLKREKQGMTGLSDSSSESSKTKAQFYSWDSDEENGPGATQEVSPLPGNILEDGYDDVTEAPGPKDASLSEQNKQEIIGIPEESDRNKDSQTGEARRAVLLVFIIYSYCTELRENQGGGYLKGSPRFYLTTVGKEHYLPTRRV; via the exons ATGGCAACAAAAGGACATCTTTCCACTCCGGTGTTGtggctgcttctcctctccGTTCAGGTCTCCCTGG GTGCTGATGAATTGAGGCTGTCAAATGGAACTGGCCCCTGCTCTGGGAGAGTGGAAGTAAAACATGAGGAGCAGTGGGGAACTGTGTGTGATGGTGACTGGACCATAGAAGATGCTGAGGTTGTTTGTAAGCAATTACGATGTGGATCTGCTGTTCAGGCCCTTAATCGAGCTCCTTTTGGAGAAGGATCTGGACCAACGTGGTTGTATCGAGTTGATTGCCATGGTGATGAATCCACTCTCTGGAACTGCTCACATAGAGGATGGGGTGCTTTTACCTGCCCTCATTACTTTGACACTGGAGTGATCTGCTCAG gtttctCTGGGCTGCGTCTGACTGGAGGGGACACTGCTTGCTCAGGACATCTGAAAGTAAAGCAAGAAGAAACTTGGGCTACAGTCTGTTTTTCACACATTGATTTTAAAACTGCCTCTGTTATATGCAATGAGTTAGAGTGTGGCCAGGCTGTGGATATCTTGAGAGGAACTCACTTTGGAGACAGACATGAACTGACCTGGCAAGAAGAGTTTCACTGTGTAGGGAATGAGACTCACCTTGCACACTGTCCCAGGATGCTGCACCATAGTAAGACATGCTCTCATGATGCCACTGTTGAATGTTCAG GCTATGGTGGGTACAGGCTGGCAAACGGCAGTACCACATGTTCAGGGAGAGTAGAGCTTCTTTATGGAGGCATGTGGGGAACCCTGTGTGACTACCTATGGGATTTACCAGCTGCCAAtgccctctgccagcagctggactgTGGAGTTGCCCTACTGATACCAGATGgacagtccttcaggaaaggaaatggatCTGTCTGGAACAGCACATTCAGCTGCAAGAAGAATGGCTCACGCCTGAGAGACTGTCCTGTGACTGTGCTAGGTCATGATGAATGCCCTGCTGGAAAAGATGCTCGTGTGGTATGTTCAG GGTGCGCAGGGGGCAGGTTGGTGAATGGCACCAGATGCTCTGGCAGAGTGGAGATCCGCCATGGAGACATGTGGGGAAAACTCTGCGGCTCCCACTGGAATTTGCAAGCTGCCAGTGTTCTCTGTCATCAGCTGAACTGTGGCTATGCAAAGTCAATCCAGACAGGAGACCGTTTTGTGGACGGGAATGGGCCTGTATGGAGAGATGCTTTTCACTGTGAAGGGACAGAGTCCTGCCTGTGGGATTGTGCTCAAGTGACTTTGGGCAATCCAACCTGTTCAGCCAGAGAAGCAGCCACTGTTATTTGCTCAG GTCTTGCTGAATCACTCAGACTTTCAGGTGGTGAGAGCCGCTGTGATGGGCGAGTTGAGATCTCACTCCATGGCATGTGGAGCAGAGTCCTGGATGATGACTGGGACATTAAGGATGCTCATGTGGTATGCAGACAGCTCCAGTGTGGAATTGCCAAGAAAGCCTATTACCTTCCAAGGTCTGAGCGAGGCATGGGTCTTGTTGGCTTAAGAAGTGTCCAGTGTGCTGGAAATGAGACTCAGCTGATGCTCTGTAAGACCTCCCATTCTCAGACAGTGCCAACGGGAGTTGCTGAAGACGTTGGTGTGATTTGCTCAG GTAGCAGACAGATCAGGCTGGTGAATGGAACACAACGCTGTGCTGGGAGAGTAGAGCTTTATCATGATGGCATCTGGGGCACCATCTGTGATGATAACTGGGATATAGCAGATGCTAatgttgtttgcaaacagctgGAATGTGGCCATGCCATCAAGGCATTTGTCTCTGCTCATTATGGCAAAGGCTCAGGACAGATCTGGCTGGATGATGTGAACTGCAGTGGGGCTGAATCTGATCTCTGGGCATGTCCTTCTAGGGCATGGGGCCAGCACAACTGCCAACACAAAGAGGATGCTGGAGTCCTGTGCTCAG AGTTCCTGGCTCTGAGGCTGGTGAATGGCAATGACTGTGCTGGGCGGCTAGAAGTTTTCTACAATGGGACATGGGGGAGCATTTGCTCCAATCGTATGTCTCAACTCACTGCAATAACTGTATGCAAACACCTGAACTGCGGAGATGGTGGTGAAATCGCAAGAGACTTCAAATATGGCAGAGGTTCTGGGCCCACGTGGCTGGACCACATTGAGTGTACTGAGCAACATAGTTCTCTCTGGCAATGTCAGTCAGACCCCTGGGATCCTCAGTCATGTGATAACCGAGCAGAAGAGACCCATATTTCTTGCACTG gaagaaaagagatgaCGACTCCAGCCACATTTGCTGAGTGTCCAAACTCTACAAGTTGTTCAG ACAGGGAGAAGCTACGAGTCATAGGAGGAGAGGATGGATGTTCAGGCAGAGTGGAGATTTGGCACCAAGGTTTTTGGGGAACAGTCTGTGATGATTCCTGGGACATGGCAGATGCTAATGTTGTATGCAGGCAGCTGGGTTGTGGATCTGCTGCGTCTGCTCTGAGTGAAGCTGCCTTTGGGGAAGGGACTGGTCCCATTTGGTTGGAGAAGGTGCACTGTAAAGGCACAGAGCTGTCTCTTTGGGACTGTCCTACCAAGCCCTTGTTCGGCAAAAACTGTGATCATAAGGAAGATGCTGCTGTGAATTGCTCCG GTATGACAGAAACAACAGCATCACCCACTAGAGCAG ATCCTCCCCGCCACCCTGCAACAAACACTATGAGAATTTCAACGCCTGTCATCCTCTGCATTATCCTGGGGGCCCTTCTCTGCCTGGTCCTTGCCATTCTTGCTGGACAGATCGGAAGTGCCAGGGCACAGCAGAGAGGTGG ACTATCCTATGACCCCTTCTCTGAGGCTGTCTATGAAGAGATTGACTATAACCTGAAGAGGGAAAAGCAGGGCATGACTGGCCTCTCAG ATTCTTCCTCAGAGAGTTCAAAAACAAAGGCACAGTTTTATAGCTGGGACAGTGATGAAGAAAATGGTCCTGGAGCTACTCAAG AGGTCTCTCCACTGCCTGGAAATATCCTGGAAGATGGTTATGATGATGTGACAGAAGCTCCTGGACCTAAAGATGCTTCTCTTTCTGAGCAGAATAAACAGGAAATCATTGGGATCCCTGAAGAAAGCGACAGAAACAAGGATTCACAGACAGGTGAGGCCAGAAGAGCAGTGCTGTTAGTTTTCATAATTTATAGTTACTGTACTGAACTCAGGGAAAATCAAGGTGGAGGGTACCTCAAGGGATCACCTAGGTTTTATCTAACCACTGTCGGGAAGGAACACTACCTACCTACGCGAAGAGTGTAG